In Salmonella enterica subsp. enterica serovar Typhimurium str. LT2, a single window of DNA contains:
- the yjgN gene encoding putative inner membrane protein (hypothetical protein in miaE 3'region (ORF x). (SW:YJGN_SALTY)), whose amino-acid sequence MNNVISSKDNHNHTLVFTGKGGKYFVICLVNFLLTCITLGIYAPWAMVKCRRYIYTNMTLNNQPFAYKATGGALFISVLLVFIIYIVSLSLIEHGHPGLGFTLFGLLIAIIPFMAVKGLQYQAMMTSLNGVHFGFQCSMRRAWWYMFALPVLLMVALYIVLYIISLVTIAVGGLVFSIVFLGLLAIIGIGVINGITYSKWMTLFGNGANFGIHRFSIQVNVKTCIRGCVLAMLTLFPFAVVIGYLIAPVFTDMILLSMMGNAQAGGALILQYYGQIMACYFLYFLAIIVVTSYLYVALRNLFLNNLSLANDSIRFHSSVTAHGMLWRLLVVFVISGVTLGLAYPWLKIWLVSWLAQNTQVQGDLDSLELTNDEKPLENSPLMWISRGIMPYFPFI is encoded by the coding sequence ATGAATAACGTTATCAGTAGTAAAGATAACCATAATCACACGTTGGTGTTTACAGGCAAGGGCGGAAAGTATTTTGTTATTTGCCTTGTGAATTTCTTGTTGACGTGTATCACGTTGGGAATCTATGCGCCGTGGGCGATGGTGAAATGTCGACGTTATATTTATACTAACATGACGCTAAACAATCAGCCTTTTGCTTACAAAGCCACGGGCGGCGCATTATTTATTAGTGTGTTGTTAGTTTTTATTATTTATATTGTTAGCCTCTCTCTTATTGAACACGGTCATCCCGGTCTCGGTTTTACGCTATTCGGCTTATTAATTGCGATTATTCCTTTTATGGCGGTGAAAGGATTACAGTATCAGGCGATGATGACTTCGCTTAATGGCGTACATTTTGGATTCCAGTGTTCCATGCGGCGCGCCTGGTGGTACATGTTCGCTCTTCCTGTACTCCTGATGGTGGCGCTTTATATTGTTCTTTATATTATCTCACTGGTAACCATCGCCGTCGGCGGTTTAGTGTTCAGTATCGTTTTTCTCGGTTTGCTGGCTATTATTGGGATAGGGGTCATTAACGGTATTACCTACAGCAAATGGATGACCTTGTTTGGTAATGGCGCAAACTTTGGCATTCATCGTTTCTCGATTCAGGTTAATGTTAAAACGTGCATCAGAGGGTGCGTGTTGGCAATGTTGACCCTTTTCCCTTTTGCTGTCGTGATTGGTTATCTAATCGCGCCGGTGTTCACCGACATGATTCTTTTGAGTATGATGGGGAATGCGCAGGCAGGAGGGGCGCTTATTCTGCAATATTATGGCCAGATAATGGCATGTTATTTCCTCTATTTTCTCGCGATTATTGTGGTAACCAGTTACTTATATGTGGCGTTACGCAACCTGTTTTTAAACAATTTGTCACTGGCGAACGATTCGATTCGTTTTCATTCCTCTGTCACTGCACACGGTATGCTGTGGCGGTTACTGGTGGTGTTTGTGATTTCCGGCGTGACCTTAGGGCTGGCTTATCCGTGGTTGAAAATTTGGCTGGTGAGCTGGCTGGCGCAGAATACACAGGTCCAGGGCGATCTGGATTCGCTTGAGTTAACCAATGATGAGAAGCCGCTGGAAAACAGCCCGCTAATGTGGATTTCTCGTGGCATTATGCCTTACTTCCCGTTTATCTGA
- the holC gene encoding DNA polymerase III, chi subunit (similar to E. coli DNA polymerase III, chi subunit (AAC77216.1); Blastp hit to AAC77216.1 (147 aa), 95% identity in aa 1 - 147): MTTHLNPPQEAPYMKNATFYLLDNDTTVNGLSAVEQLVCEIAAERWRAGKRVLIACEDEKQAIRLDEALWARPAESFVPHNLAGEGPRGGAPVEIAWPQKRNSSPRDILISLRTSFADFATAFTEVVDFVPYEETLKQLARERYKAYRVAGFNLNTATWK, encoded by the coding sequence ATGACAACGCATTTAAATCCACCACAAGAAGCCCCATATATGAAAAATGCGACGTTCTATCTTCTGGATAATGACACCACCGTCAACGGTTTAAGCGCCGTTGAACAACTGGTGTGTGAAATTGCCGCAGAACGTTGGCGCGCGGGCAAGCGCGTGCTGATCGCCTGCGAAGATGAGAAGCAGGCCATTCGGCTGGATGAAGCGCTGTGGGCAAGACCGGCGGAAAGTTTTGTCCCGCACAATCTGGCAGGCGAAGGCCCACGCGGCGGCGCGCCGGTTGAAATCGCCTGGCCGCAAAAACGCAACAGCAGCCCGCGCGATATTTTAATCAGCCTGCGTACAAGCTTTGCAGATTTTGCCACCGCTTTCACAGAAGTGGTAGACTTCGTCCCTTACGAAGAAACTTTGAAACAACTGGCGCGCGAACGCTACAAAGCCTACCGCGTGGCTGGTTTTAACCTGAATACGGCAACCTGGAAATAA
- the argI gene encoding ornithine carbamoyltransferase 1 (ornithine carbamoyltransferase chain I. (SW:OTC1_SALTY)) has product MSTFYQKPFLKLLDFTASELTALLQLAAKLKADKKNGKEEQKLVGKNIALIFEKDSTRTRCSFEVAAYDQGARVTYLGSSGSQIGHKESIKDTARVLGRMFDGIQYRGYGQEIVETLAEYSGVPVWNGLTDEYHPTQLLADLLTMQEHLPGKAFNEMTLVYAGDARNNMGNSMLEAAALTGLDLRLVAPKACWPQAALVAECSAMAKKNGGAITLTEDIASGVKGADFIYTDVWVSMGEPKEKWAERIALLRDYQVNSQMMALTGNPQVKFLHCLPAFHDDETTLGKKMAEEYGLHGGMEVTDEVFESAASIVFDEAENRMHTIKAVMVATLSK; this is encoded by the coding sequence ATGTCTACGTTTTACCAAAAACCTTTTTTAAAGTTACTTGATTTCACCGCCAGCGAGCTCACTGCTCTGTTGCAGCTTGCCGCCAAACTGAAAGCCGATAAGAAAAACGGTAAAGAAGAACAAAAGCTGGTGGGTAAGAATATTGCGCTCATCTTCGAAAAAGACTCGACCCGGACACGATGCTCTTTCGAAGTTGCCGCATACGATCAGGGGGCGCGCGTGACGTACCTGGGTTCCAGCGGGAGCCAGATCGGCCATAAAGAGTCCATCAAAGATACTGCCCGCGTCCTGGGCCGGATGTTTGACGGTATTCAGTATCGAGGATATGGCCAGGAGATCGTCGAAACGCTGGCTGAATATTCCGGTGTGCCGGTATGGAACGGTTTAACCGATGAGTATCACCCAACGCAATTACTGGCGGATCTGCTTACCATGCAGGAACATCTGCCGGGTAAAGCCTTTAACGAGATGACGTTGGTCTATGCCGGCGACGCGCGTAATAACATGGGTAACTCCATGCTGGAAGCCGCCGCGTTAACAGGATTGGATCTCCGTCTGGTCGCGCCAAAAGCCTGCTGGCCGCAAGCCGCGTTAGTGGCGGAGTGCAGCGCCATGGCGAAAAAGAACGGCGGCGCCATAACCCTGACCGAAGATATCGCCTCGGGCGTAAAAGGCGCGGATTTTATCTATACCGATGTTTGGGTCTCTATGGGCGAACCCAAAGAGAAATGGGCGGAGCGTATTGCCCTGCTGCGTGATTATCAGGTCAACAGCCAGATGATGGCCTTAACCGGCAATCCGCAGGTTAAGTTCCTGCATTGTCTGCCTGCGTTCCATGATGACGAAACCACGCTCGGCAAAAAAATGGCCGAAGAGTACGGTTTACATGGCGGGATGGAAGTGACCGACGAGGTTTTTGAGTCTGCGGCCAGCATTGTCTTTGATGAAGCGGAAAACCGAATGCATACCATCAAAGCAGTAATGGTAGCGACGCTGTCTAAATAA
- the ytgA gene encoding putative inner membrane protein (hypothetical 17.8 kKa protein in miaE 3'region (ORF 17.8). (SW:YTGA_SALTY)) — translation MKRLLSAIVFPAMFISISNVYALDIQPGEWKMENIEMRTINPDTKEVLMDEKNSGIATLMCYTPKMSEDSKKMVKGFSTSAGGCTTTFVESTDTKLINETVCNNPDVKSHSIVETTKISDTEFAMTMKSDVDAGGNKTTSINKIKQTFVGKTCSEASKGVKQ, via the coding sequence ATGAAACGCCTATTATCAGCAATTGTTTTCCCCGCTATGTTTATTAGTATCTCTAATGTATATGCATTAGATATACAGCCCGGCGAATGGAAAATGGAAAATATAGAAATGCGCACCATCAATCCAGATACAAAAGAAGTATTAATGGATGAAAAAAATTCGGGCATAGCGACGCTTATGTGTTATACCCCTAAAATGTCTGAAGATTCTAAAAAAATGGTGAAGGGTTTTTCTACCAGTGCAGGCGGTTGCACGACAACATTTGTAGAAAGTACGGATACCAAACTGATCAATGAGACTGTCTGTAATAATCCTGATGTCAAATCGCACTCTATTGTAGAAACGACGAAAATAAGCGATACAGAATTTGCGATGACCATGAAATCGGATGTCGATGCAGGAGGTAATAAAACAACCTCCATCAACAAAATTAAACAAACCTTTGTTGGCAAGACCTGCTCTGAAGCGTCAAAAGGCGTGAAACAGTAA
- the valS gene encoding valine tRNA synthetase (similar to E. coli valine tRNA synthetase (AAC77215.1); Blastp hit to AAC77215.1 (951 aa), 96% identity in aa 1 - 951): protein MEKTYNPQDIEQPLYEHWEKQGYFKPNGDESKESFCIMIPPPNVTGSLHMGHAFQQTIMDTMIRYQRMQGKNTLWQVGTDHAGIATQMVVERKIAAEEGKTRHDYGRDAFIDKIWQWKAESGGTITRQMRRLGNSVDWERERFTMDEGLSNAVKEVFVRLYKEDLIYRGKRLVNWDPKLRTAISDLEVENRESKGSMWHIRYPLADGAKTADGKDYLVVATTRPETILGDTGVAVNPEDPRYQSLIGKFVILPLVNRRIPIVGDEHADMEKGTGCVKITPAHDFNDYEVGKRHALPMINILTFDGDIRESAEVFDTKGEESDVYSSEIPAEFQKLERFAARKAVVAAVDALGLLEEIKPHDLTVPYGDRGGVVIEPMLTDQWYVRADVLAKPAVEAVENGDIQFVPKQYENMYFSWMRDIQDWCISRQLWWGHRIPAWYDNDGNVYVGRTEDEVRQENNLGADVALRQDEDVLDTWFSSALWTFSTLGWPENTDALRQFHPTSVMVSGFDIIFFWIARMIMMTMHFIKDENGKPQVPFHTVYMTGLIRDDEGQKMSKSKGNVIDPLDMVDGISLPELLEKRTGNMMQPQMAEKIRKRTEKQFPNGIEPHGTDALRFTLAALASTGRDINWDMKRLEGYRNFCNKLWNASRFVLMNTEEQDCGFNGGEMTLSLADRWILAEFNQTVKAYRDALDSFRFDIAAGILYEFTWNQFCDWYLELTKPVMTGGSESELRGTRHTLVTVLEGLLRLAHPIIPFITETIWQRVKVICGITADTIMLQPFPEYNAAQVDEAALADTEWLKQAIVAVRNIRAEMNIAPGKPLELLLRGCSEEAVRRVNDNRSFLQTLARLESITVLPADDKGPVSVTKIIDGAELLIPMAGLINKDDELARLAKEVAKIEGEIARIEGKLSNEGFVARAPEAVIAKEREKLDGYAEAKAKLIEQQAVISAL, encoded by the coding sequence ATGGAAAAGACATATAACCCCCAAGATATCGAACAGCCGCTTTACGAGCACTGGGAAAAGCAGGGCTATTTCAAGCCTAACGGCGACGAAAGCAAAGAGTCCTTCTGCATCATGATCCCGCCGCCGAACGTCACCGGCAGTTTGCATATGGGACATGCTTTCCAGCAAACCATCATGGATACCATGATCCGTTACCAGCGTATGCAGGGTAAAAACACCCTGTGGCAGGTCGGCACCGACCACGCCGGGATCGCCACCCAGATGGTGGTTGAGCGCAAGATTGCCGCTGAAGAAGGTAAAACCCGTCACGACTACGGCCGCGATGCGTTTATCGACAAAATCTGGCAGTGGAAAGCGGAATCCGGCGGCACCATTACCCGCCAAATGCGCCGTCTCGGCAACTCCGTTGACTGGGAGCGCGAGCGCTTCACCATGGACGAAGGCCTTTCCAATGCCGTGAAAGAAGTCTTTGTTCGCCTGTACAAAGAAGACCTGATTTACCGTGGCAAACGCCTGGTGAACTGGGACCCGAAACTGCGCACCGCCATCTCTGACCTGGAAGTGGAAAACCGCGAGTCCAAAGGCTCGATGTGGCACATCCGCTATCCGCTGGCCGACGGCGCGAAAACCGCAGACGGTAAAGATTATCTGGTTGTCGCCACCACCCGCCCGGAAACTATTCTCGGCGATACCGGCGTGGCCGTGAACCCGGAAGATCCGCGCTACCAGAGTCTTATCGGTAAATTCGTTATTCTGCCGCTGGTTAACCGCCGCATTCCGATTGTTGGCGACGAACACGCCGATATGGAAAAAGGCACCGGCTGCGTGAAGATCACCCCGGCGCACGACTTTAACGACTATGAGGTCGGGAAACGTCATGCCCTGCCGATGATCAACATCCTGACCTTTGACGGCGACATCCGCGAAAGCGCGGAAGTGTTCGATACCAAAGGTGAAGAGTCTGACGTTTATTCCAGCGAGATTCCGGCTGAGTTCCAGAAGCTGGAACGCTTTGCTGCCCGTAAAGCAGTCGTTGCTGCCGTTGACGCGCTGGGCCTGCTGGAAGAAATTAAACCGCACGATCTGACTGTCCCTTACGGCGACCGTGGCGGCGTGGTTATCGAACCGATGCTGACCGACCAGTGGTACGTCCGTGCTGACGTGCTGGCGAAACCGGCGGTGGAAGCGGTTGAGAACGGCGACATTCAGTTCGTGCCGAAGCAGTACGAAAACATGTACTTCTCCTGGATGCGCGATATTCAGGACTGGTGTATCTCTCGTCAGCTGTGGTGGGGTCACCGTATCCCGGCATGGTATGACAACGACGGCAACGTCTACGTTGGCCGTACCGAAGACGAAGTGCGTCAGGAAAATAACCTCGGCGCCGACGTTGCGCTTCGTCAGGACGAAGACGTTCTCGATACCTGGTTCTCCTCCGCGCTGTGGACTTTCTCCACCCTCGGCTGGCCGGAAAACACCGACGCCCTGCGTCAGTTCCACCCCACCAGCGTGATGGTGTCCGGCTTCGATATCATCTTCTTCTGGATTGCCCGCATGATCATGATGACCATGCACTTCATCAAAGATGAAAACGGCAAGCCGCAGGTGCCGTTCCATACCGTCTACATGACCGGTCTGATTCGCGACGACGAAGGCCAGAAGATGTCCAAATCCAAGGGTAACGTTATCGACCCGCTGGATATGGTGGACGGCATCTCCCTGCCGGAACTGCTGGAAAAACGCACCGGCAACATGATGCAGCCGCAGATGGCGGAGAAAATTCGCAAGCGTACCGAGAAGCAGTTCCCGAACGGCATTGAGCCGCACGGCACCGACGCCCTGCGCTTTACCCTGGCGGCGCTGGCCTCGACCGGCCGCGACATCAACTGGGATATGAAGCGTCTGGAAGGTTACCGTAACTTCTGTAACAAGCTGTGGAACGCCAGCCGCTTTGTGCTGATGAACACCGAAGAGCAGGATTGCGGCTTCAACGGCGGCGAAATGACGCTGTCGCTGGCTGACCGTTGGATCCTGGCGGAATTCAACCAGACCGTTAAAGCGTACCGCGACGCGCTGGACAGCTTCCGCTTCGATATCGCCGCGGGCATCCTGTACGAGTTCACCTGGAACCAGTTCTGCGACTGGTATCTGGAGCTGACCAAGCCGGTAATGACCGGGGGTTCCGAGTCTGAACTGCGTGGCACCCGCCATACGCTGGTCACCGTACTGGAAGGTCTGCTGCGCCTGGCGCATCCGATCATTCCGTTCATCACCGAAACCATCTGGCAGCGCGTGAAGGTTATCTGTGGCATTACCGCCGATACCATTATGCTGCAGCCGTTCCCGGAATATAACGCCGCACAGGTGGATGAAGCCGCGCTGGCCGATACCGAGTGGCTGAAGCAGGCGATCGTCGCGGTACGTAACATTCGTGCGGAAATGAACATCGCCCCGGGCAAACCGCTGGAACTGCTGCTGCGCGGCTGTAGTGAAGAAGCCGTTCGTCGTGTTAACGACAACCGTAGCTTCCTGCAAACCCTGGCGCGTCTGGAAAGCATCACCGTGCTGCCAGCCGATGACAAAGGTCCGGTTTCCGTGACCAAAATCATCGACGGCGCCGAACTGCTGATCCCGATGGCAGGCCTCATCAACAAAGACGATGAGCTGGCGCGTCTGGCGAAAGAAGTGGCGAAAATCGAAGGCGAGATTGCCCGTATCGAAGGCAAACTGTCCAACGAAGGTTTCGTCGCCCGTGCGCCGGAAGCGGTGATTGCCAAAGAGCGTGAGAAGCTGGACGGTTACGCAGAAGCCAAAGCGAAACTGATTGAGCAGCAGGCGGTTATTAGCGCGCTGTAA
- a CDS encoding putative cytoplasmic protein — MDFELQAGGKTVKPRSLHQVSDRGEQAQPTHLQLERRRV, encoded by the coding sequence ATGGATTTCGAGTTGCAGGCAGGCGGCAAGACTGTGAAGCCCCGGAGCTTACATCAGGTAAGCGACAGGGGTGAGCAGGCGCAGCCAACGCATCTGCAACTTGAAAGACGACGAGTATAG
- the yjgD gene encoding putative cytoplasmic protein (hypothetical 15.7 dda protein in argI-miaE intergenic region (ORF15.6). (SW:YJGD_SALTY)) translates to MANPELLEEQREETRLIIEELLEDGSDPDALYTIEHHLSADDFETLEKAAVEAFKLGYEVTEPEELEVEEGDTVICCDILSECALNAELIDAQVEQLMNLAEKYDVEYDGWGTYFEDPNGEEGDDDDYVDEDDDGVRH, encoded by the coding sequence ATGGCAAACCCGGAATTACTGGAAGAGCAGCGTGAAGAAACGCGCTTAATTATTGAAGAGTTACTTGAGGACGGCAGCGATCCGGATGCGCTGTACACTATCGAGCATCACCTTTCCGCTGACGATTTCGAAACGTTGGAAAAAGCCGCGGTAGAAGCCTTTAAACTCGGCTATGAAGTGACGGAGCCGGAAGAGCTGGAAGTGGAAGAGGGCGATACGGTTATTTGTTGCGACATCCTCAGCGAGTGCGCGTTGAACGCCGAACTCATCGACGCTCAGGTTGAGCAACTGATGAACCTGGCGGAAAAATATGATGTTGAATACGACGGCTGGGGAACCTATTTCGAAGACCCTAATGGCGAAGAGGGTGATGACGACGATTATGTCGATGAAGATGACGACGGCGTGCGTCACTAA
- the pepA gene encoding aminopeptidase A (similar to E. coli aminopeptidase A/I (AAC77217.1); Blastp hit to AAC77217.1 (503 aa), 98% identity in aa 1 - 503) yields the protein MEFSVKSGSPEKQRSACIVVGVFEPRRLSPIAEQLDKISDGYISALLRRGELEGKPGQTLLLHHVPNVLSERILLIGCGKERELDERQYKQVIQKTINTLNDTGSMEAVCFLTELHVKGRNNYWKVRQAVETAKETLYSFDQLKTNKSEPRRPLRKMVFNVPTRRELTSGERAIQHGLAIAAGIKAAKDLGNMPPNICNAAYLASQARQLADSYSKNVITRVIGEQQMRELGMNAYLAVGHGSQNESLMSVIEYKGNPSEDARPIVLVGKGLTFDSGGISIKPSEGMDEMKYDMCGAAAVYGVMRMVAELQLPINVIGVLAGCENMPGGRAYRPGDVLTTMSGQTVEVLNTDAEGRLVLCDVLTYVERFEPEAVIDVATLTGACVIALGHHITGLMSNHNPLAHELIGASEQAGDRAWRLPLGDEFQEQLESNFADMANIGGRPGGAITAGCFLSRFTRKYNWAHLDIAGTAWRSGKAKGATGRPVALLSQFLLNRAGFNGEE from the coding sequence ATGGAGTTCAGTGTAAAAAGCGGTAGCCCGGAGAAACAGCGGAGTGCCTGCATTGTCGTGGGCGTCTTTGAACCGCGTCGCCTTTCTCCGATTGCAGAACAGCTCGACAAAATTAGCGACGGATACATCAGCGCATTGCTGCGTCGCGGCGAACTGGAAGGAAAACCGGGGCAGACTCTGTTGCTGCACCATGTTCCTAACGTTCTTTCCGAGCGAATCCTCCTCATTGGTTGCGGCAAAGAGCGCGAGCTTGATGAACGTCAGTATAAGCAGGTTATTCAGAAAACGATAAATACTCTGAATGATACCGGTTCGATGGAAGCCGTCTGTTTCCTGACCGAACTGCACGTCAAAGGCCGCAACAACTACTGGAAAGTGCGTCAGGCCGTCGAAACGGCCAAAGAGACGCTTTATAGCTTTGATCAACTCAAGACCAACAAGAGCGAGCCGCGCCGCCCGCTACGTAAGATGGTCTTTAATGTGCCGACCCGCCGTGAGCTCACCAGCGGCGAACGCGCCATTCAGCACGGTCTGGCCATCGCCGCCGGGATTAAGGCTGCGAAAGATCTCGGCAACATGCCGCCCAATATCTGTAACGCCGCCTACCTGGCGTCACAGGCGCGCCAGTTGGCCGACAGCTACAGCAAAAATGTCATTACCCGCGTGATCGGCGAACAGCAAATGCGCGAACTGGGTATGAACGCTTATCTGGCGGTCGGCCACGGTTCGCAGAATGAATCGCTGATGTCGGTGATTGAGTACAAGGGCAATCCGTCCGAAGACGCGCGCCCGATCGTGCTGGTGGGTAAGGGCCTGACCTTCGACTCCGGCGGCATCTCCATCAAGCCATCTGAAGGGATGGACGAGATGAAGTACGACATGTGCGGCGCGGCGGCGGTTTACGGCGTGATGCGTATGGTCGCCGAGCTTCAGCTTCCGATTAACGTTATCGGCGTACTGGCGGGCTGTGAAAACATGCCGGGCGGACGCGCGTATCGTCCGGGCGACGTGCTGACCACCATGTCCGGTCAGACGGTTGAAGTGCTGAATACCGATGCCGAAGGCCGTCTGGTTTTGTGCGACGTGCTGACCTACGTTGAGCGCTTCGAACCGGAAGCGGTCATTGACGTCGCGACGCTAACCGGCGCCTGCGTGATTGCGCTGGGCCATCACATTACCGGTCTGATGTCGAACCATAACCCGCTGGCGCATGAACTGATCGGCGCGTCCGAGCAAGCGGGCGACCGCGCGTGGCGTCTGCCGCTGGGCGATGAGTTCCAGGAACAACTGGAGTCCAACTTTGCGGATATGGCGAACATTGGTGGTCGTCCTGGCGGCGCTATCACCGCGGGCTGCTTCCTGTCGCGCTTTACCCGTAAGTACAACTGGGCGCACCTGGATATCGCCGGTACCGCCTGGCGTTCCGGCAAAGCGAAAGGCGCGACGGGTCGTCCGGTAGCGCTGCTGTCGCAGTTCCTGCTCAATCGTGCGGGCTTTAACGGCGAAGAGTAA
- the miaE gene encoding hydroxylase for synthesis of 2-methylthio-cis-ribozeatin in tRNA (tRNA-hydroxylase. (SW:MIAE_SALTY)) produces the protein MTVRQRLLSYFFNRLRMNYPQILSPVLNFLHCPTPQAWIVQARDPQNLPLLLTDHLICELKAAQTALLLVRKYVADKSGADALLSWLQPYEAFAFRQGPEPDFVALHKQISKSAMPQTDDPWGRQLIDRMVLLIKEELHHFWQVREVMQARNIPYVKITASRYAKGMLKAVRTHEPLTLIDKLICGAYIEARSCERFAALAPWLDEDLQTFYLSLLRSEARHYQDYLALAQQISAEDISARVRYFGEVEADLILSPDREFRFHSGVPAAG, from the coding sequence ATGACGGTACGGCAGCGTCTGCTGTCGTATTTTTTTAACAGGTTACGTATGAATTACCCGCAAATACTCTCTCCGGTGCTTAATTTCCTGCATTGCCCGACGCCGCAGGCGTGGATTGTCCAGGCCCGCGATCCGCAAAATCTTCCTCTTCTGCTTACCGATCACCTGATCTGCGAACTGAAGGCTGCGCAAACCGCGTTGCTGTTGGTGCGTAAATATGTCGCCGATAAATCGGGCGCCGACGCGCTGCTCTCCTGGCTGCAACCTTACGAGGCGTTCGCGTTTCGTCAGGGGCCGGAGCCGGATTTTGTTGCCCTGCATAAACAGATTAGCAAAAGCGCCATGCCGCAAACTGATGACCCCTGGGGACGTCAGCTTATCGACCGTATGGTGTTATTGATTAAAGAGGAGTTGCACCATTTTTGGCAGGTACGCGAGGTCATGCAGGCCAGAAACATTCCTTATGTGAAAATCACCGCCAGCCGCTACGCGAAAGGAATGTTGAAAGCGGTACGCACGCACGAACCGCTCACCTTAATTGATAAGCTGATTTGCGGGGCGTATATCGAAGCCCGCTCCTGCGAACGTTTTGCCGCTCTGGCGCCCTGGCTGGATGAGGATTTACAGACGTTTTATCTCTCGCTTCTGCGCTCCGAAGCACGGCATTATCAGGATTACCTGGCGCTGGCGCAGCAGATTTCCGCCGAGGACATTTCTGCGCGCGTGCGCTATTTTGGCGAGGTAGAAGCTGACCTTATCTTGTCGCCAGACCGCGAGTTTCGTTTTCATAGCGGCGTGCCAGCCGCCGGATAA
- the yjgM gene encoding putative acetyltransferase (hypothetical 18.3 Kda protein in miaE 3'region (ORF 18.3). (SW:YJGM_SALTY)) — MNNVASPTLTVRRITTADNAAIARVIRQVSAEYGLTADKGYTVADPNLDELYQVYSQPGAAYWVVEQNGCVVGGGGVAPLSCSEPDICELQKMYFLPVIRGQGLAKKLALMALDHAREQGFKRCYLETTAFLREAIALYERLGFEHISEPLGCTGHVDCEVRMLKDL; from the coding sequence ATGAATAATGTCGCCTCGCCAACGCTCACGGTGCGCCGAATCACTACCGCCGACAATGCCGCTATTGCCCGTGTCATCCGTCAGGTTTCAGCGGAATACGGACTTACCGCCGATAAAGGTTATACCGTTGCCGACCCCAATCTGGATGAACTGTATCAGGTTTATAGCCAACCGGGCGCGGCCTACTGGGTGGTAGAGCAAAACGGTTGTGTGGTGGGCGGCGGCGGCGTGGCGCCGTTATCCTGTAGCGAACCAGACATTTGTGAACTGCAAAAAATGTATTTTTTACCGGTGATTCGTGGCCAGGGGCTGGCGAAAAAGCTGGCGCTGATGGCGCTGGATCATGCCCGTGAACAGGGTTTTAAACGCTGCTATCTGGAAACAACGGCTTTTTTACGCGAGGCGATTGCGCTATACGAACGTTTAGGATTTGAACATATTAGCGAACCGCTCGGCTGCACCGGACATGTCGATTGCGAAGTGAGGATGTTAAAGGATCTCTGA